A window of bacterium genomic DNA:
TGAGTATTTTAGAGTCTAAAGAAAAAGTAGTGCGACCAGCCTTACCCCGATTAGCCTCGTAGCTATACTCACCATAAGTGCTTAAGCCAGAAGCAAATTCGCGCTGAATGTTTGCGATAAAGGAAAGCTCAGAGCTTGAAGAATGAGAAACATCCCCCTTATCTTCTATACTACTTATATTATGACTGCATTTTACCTGGGTGTTTAAACCTTTAGTGGGTTGAAGGCTAAACTCTCCACCTATAGACTTAATGGAAGTATTAGAAGGGTCAGTATGGGTATATTGGGCATAGGTTTTTAGGTTATTGAGGGGTTTGTAATTGAAAACAAGGGTAAGGTTATTACTGATTTCCTTTCCTTGTCTTATCTCATATCTTGCCGAACCACTTGTTTTGGCATTATAGGCATACTCAGAAAAAAGGGAAAGAGCCATAGAATCACTCTTTGTCTTAAGCAAATAGTCATAAGAGCGCCTGTAATTAAAAGAAATAGAATTAGACCACTTTGGGCTAAGGTAGATACCTGACCCTAGGTTAAGGTCATGGGTTTCAAGGAGGGGCTTTTTATCTTCTTTTGCCTCCTTTAAACTAAATTCATACCCAAGGTATGGGGATAGATGATTGTATCTGGTTGTAATCTTTGAGGCAACCAGATTGCTAATCGTGTCAAGGCTATTGCCCGTATAGTCAGTAAAGTTCTCTAAGGTATACTTTAGACCAAGGTTATACTTATTTAAAGAATAAGATGCGCCAGCCGAGGTTTTCTGATTAAGGGAGTTTATCATAGATCGGGTTTTGTCATCAAGGCTTCTTTTCTCTTCATAATTTATGAAAAGAGAACCCATCTTTGAGATCTGATATGCCACATCTAATAAGGATGTCCTCTGGGTAGTCGTTATTTCTTGAGGACGAGAAGCCACATTATTGGAGGAGATCTTCTTCTGCAAAGAGGTAGAGAATTTATCGCTTAGCTGATAGTCTAGCTTGATGCCATAAGCCCTTACATCTTTGTCTGGGCTAAGCTGGGTAAGGTCATAGAAGCAAGGACTAAATGGGTTAGTCTCGCTGGTTTCTCTTTTAGAGAGAATATTATTTGAGAAATCCTCACCCACCTGGTGATAAAAGCCCTTAAGCTTCAGTTTTCTAAAGGGATAAAAGGTTGCTTCGGTTAAGTAGGCTGAGGAGTCTTTTGAGCCTAGGGTATTGATTGATTCATCGGTTCTGGCATACTCAGAAGACAATGTCAGGCTGCCTTTTAGTCTAAAAGCAAGCTCTGTATCCAAGCCATAAAGCCTAAAATCAGCAGGAGATTGATCCTCTTTGATATAGGTGCCTCCTATGCTTAAGCTATTTAAAGAGAGCCTTGCCCGAAGCCCTTGAACATAGTGTTTATCCCCTTCTCCTACGGGAACATATTCATAAATTGCCACGATATAATATACAATGCCTCCGGGTTCCCTTTCAGAAATAGGCTGAGCAAAGGTTATCCTGGCTTGGGTATAATCAATGCTGTAATCTACATTCCTCTTTTGGGAGCTTAAACTGAGCACTTGATTAGTCTTTTCATCCCTTCTTTCTATTCTGATACTTTCGCTCTCCCCAACTATAGGATAGTGGGAGAGATAGTAGGGGCCACAGACCCCTTTGCCCAAAAGATCATCCCGGCAGGCTACCTGTTTAGTCTCTGCCCTGAACATACTAAGCAGAGAATTACTGCCTTTATAATCGGCCTTTATACCCGAAAGGGTTCTCTCGTATGAGGAAAAGCGGGTTTCAGAGAAATTTACTGGGTAGTCTCCGTAGAGGAGAAATGAGTCCTTATGGTCAAGTCTAACATAAAGCCTGCCATAGGTTGTTGGGCTGTTTATAAGGCCTGCCTCATCGCCATAGATAGGGTAATATTCCTCGGGAGAAATTGCCTCATACAATCTATCCTCCTCATCCTTATTGGTATCCAAAATGGTAGTAAGGAGATACTCTCCTTTTATCTTGCCTTTCAGATAGAGGGCAACCCGGGATTTGGTATAGAATTTAGGGGCAAACCCCTCATTTCCCTCCTTAAGAGCTTCTATATTTCCCTTAGCCATAAGATAGCCTAATTCACCTTCTGAAAGACCAATTAGGCTGAATCTCTCTTCTTGCTTGATTTCTTCTCTCTCTTGTGGATTTTCTGATGGCATAAGCCCAAAATTTACCTTACTCATTCCACCTTCAGGTAAAACAGTGAAGTGAGAGAGATAGCCCCTTAAGATTTCAAAAGGCAGGCTTGTCCTATCTATCATCAGCACATGACTTCCTGGCTTTACATAAGGGATGGAATACCT
This region includes:
- a CDS encoding carboxypeptidase regulatory-like domain-containing protein → MNCLRKALARIFGGIALSIALLFLEGQMQPSLLAYTLTVTSYGGKVEFGSLCPENPPVIIPYAAEMVVVSPSSTWDLRVQAASDLKNTSDNTKIIPISQLKWSPSEVSPNWTSFSTALQTMLSAQPATPAEGKALAYDYRLEINWQDPPGSYAGTLTYTVTAGLIGPSFASPNPFSPNGDGIKDTTEISYYLDANGTITATILEGTTTIRTLLSNVAQLAGVQSITWDGKNDSAVIVADGQYKYLIQNNGSTIASGIITVDTTTSSGTGIVSGKTLDNANSQPLSDTSVGLYEASGKAVGNTTSDPSGNYTFNNVSAGYYYLKAEHTSYYSKTTPLFYVAAGEVVTYNIYLTHNISLFITKEASVKIGEKGDVIGYKINVKNIGVGRVMDIKVEDKLPYNFKYLASTTKINGRKAADPMGNNPLIFSIGTLSEGEETVLTYYVMIGIDASLGEKRNLAYCFGYIEEGKVSAGPVSSFIRVKEGIFRKRGVIIGKVYKDKNGDEIQQAGEEGIPKVKLLMEDGTMVITDSKGRYSIPYVKPGSHVLMIDRTSLPFEILRGYLSHFTVLPEGGMSKVNFGLMPSENPQEREEIKQEERFSLIGLSEGELGYLMAKGNIEALKEGNEGFAPKFYTKSRVALYLKGKIKGEYLLTTILDTNKDEEDRLYEAISPEEYYPIYGDEAGLINSPTTYGRLYVRLDHKDSFLLYGDYPVNFSETRFSSYERTLSGIKADYKGSNSLLSMFRAETKQVACRDDLLGKGVCGPYYLSHYPIVGESESIRIERRDEKTNQVLSLSSQKRNVDYSIDYTQARITFAQPISEREPGGIVYYIVAIYEYVPVGEGDKHYVQGLRARLSLNSLSIGGTYIKEDQSPADFRLYGLDTELAFRLKGSLTLSSEYARTDESINTLGSKDSSAYLTEATFYPFRKLKLKGFYHQVGEDFSNNILSKRETSETNPFSPCFYDLTQLSPDKDVRAYGIKLDYQLSDKFSTSLQKKISSNNVASRPQEITTTQRTSLLDVAYQISKMGSLFINYEEKRSLDDKTRSMINSLNQKTSAGASYSLNKYNLGLKYTLENFTDYTGNSLDTISNLVASKITTRYNHLSPYLGYEFSLKEAKEDKKPLLETHDLNLGSGIYLSPKWSNSISFNYRRSYDYLLKTKSDSMALSLFSEYAYNAKTSGSARYEIRQGKEISNNLTLVFNYKPLNNLKTYAQYTHTDPSNTSIKSIGGEFSLQPTKGLNTQVKCSHNISSIEDKGDVSHSSSSELSFIANIQREFASGLSTYGEYSYEANRGKAGRTTFSLDSKIL